The Erigeron canadensis isolate Cc75 chromosome 4, C_canadensis_v1, whole genome shotgun sequence genome window below encodes:
- the LOC122595730 gene encoding DAG protein, chloroplastic: MATLNFTILSKTLTTTITPLNHKPNISKPASFLNSNFPFDNNNRNNPFHSIKRPILTVVKAVDGEYSSRRSSSSEPRETIMLPGCDYNHWLIVMEFPKDPAPTREQMIDTYLNTLATVLGSMEEAKKNMYAFSTTTYTGFQCTVSEEISEKFKGLPGVLWVLPDSYIDVKNKDYGGDKYVNGEIIPCQYPTYQPKPRKQSKYESKRYVRQRDGPPPEQRRPKQEAASSESPSS, encoded by the exons ATGGCAACTCTCAATTTCACAATCCtttctaaaaccctaacaacaacaataacccCTCTTAACCATAAACCCAACATTTCAAAACCAGCTTCTTTTCTGAATTCCAACTTCCCTTTTGATAACAACAACAGGAACAACCCATTTCATTCCATAAAAAGACCCATTTTGACTGTGGTCAAGGCAGTAGATGGGGAATATTCTTCTAGAAGAAGTAGTAGTAGTGAACCAAGAGAGACAATAATGTTACCTGGGTGTGATTATAATCATTGGTTGATTGTTATGGAGTTTCCTAAAGACCCTGCTCCTACTAGAGAACAAATGATTGATACTTATTTGAATACCCTTGCCACTGTTCTTGGCAG CATGGAGGAAGCAAAGAAGAACATGTATGCTTTTAGCACCACAACATACACTGGATTCCAATGCACAGTATCTGAGGAGATATCTGAAAAGTTTAAGG GATTACCTGGAGTGCTCTGGGTTTTGCCCGATTCATACATAGATGTGAAGAATAAGGACTACGGAG GTGACAAGTATGTGAATGGGGAAATAATTCCTTGCCAATATCCGACTTATCAACCGAAGCCACGGAAGCAATCAAAATACGAGAGTAAAAGGTATGTGAGACAAAGAGATGGTCCTCCTCCTGAGCAGAGAAGACCAAAGCAAGAGGCTGCTTCTTCTGAATCACCCTCATCATGA